The stretch of DNA TCGTCCTGCTTTCCGACCTCCTTTAATGCCAAAATTCACAATCGAGCCGTATCCATTCTTTAAGTACTTGTTTGCCAATTGATGAGATGGATGAGATTCGAAACCATTGAAACTTACCCATTCTACTGCCGGATGATTTGCTAAGTATTGTGCGACTGCAATTGCATTTTCATTATGTTTCGGTACGCGGAGATGCAATGTTTCAAGACCTTGCAAAAAAGCGAATGCATTATCCGGGCTTAGGCATGGACCGAAGTCACGCAGTAGCTGGACCCGCAGTTTAATCGCGAAAGCCACTTGGGGGACATCAATCCCGTAACGAAGGCCATGGTAGCTCGTATCCGGTTCCGTAAAGCCAGGAAACTTCTCGCTGTTCCAATCAAACTTACCTGCATCCACAACGACACCGCCGATTGACGTACCGTGTCCCCCAATCCATTTCGTAGCTGAATGAACGACTACATCCGCACCGAATTCGATAGGGTTGCTTCCGTATGGCGTTGCAAACGTATTATCGATAATCAACGGAATTCCGTTCTCGTGTGCAATGTCAGCTACAGCTTCTACGTCCAAAACATGAAGGCTTGGGTTTCCGATGATTTCCCCGAAAATGGCTTTCGTTTTATCGGTAATGGCCCCGCGGAAATTCTCAGGATCGGTGGAATCTACAAACTTCACCGTGATTCCATACCGTGGAAGTGTATTGGCAAATAGATTGTAGGTCCCACCATACAAATTGCCAGCAGCGACGATTTCATCACCGGCTCCTGCTACATTCAGAATGGAGAAGGCTATCGCAGCCATGCCACTCGATAGGGCTACCGCTGCTGTGCCACCTTCCAATAACGCGATTCGCTGTTCAAATACGTCCACAGTCGGGTTGCCGATGCGTGAATAAATGTGTCCAGTTTCCTGCAAGGCGAATAAGTTTTGGGCATGTTCCGTATCTCTGAAAACAAAAGAAGTTGTTTTGTGGATTGGCACTGCACGGGAACCCGTGATTGGGTCCGGCTGCTGACCTCCGTGTAAAAGTAGAGTTTCCGGTTGAAG from Paenisporosarcina sp. FSL H8-0542 encodes:
- a CDS encoding O-acetylhomoserine aminocarboxypropyltransferase/cysteine synthase family protein, which translates into the protein MTNLQPETLLLHGGQQPDPITGSRAVPIHKTTSFVFRDTEHAQNLFALQETGHIYSRIGNPTVDVFEQRIALLEGGTAAVALSSGMAAIAFSILNVAGAGDEIVAAGNLYGGTYNLFANTLPRYGITVKFVDSTDPENFRGAITDKTKAIFGEIIGNPSLHVLDVEAVADIAHENGIPLIIDNTFATPYGSNPIEFGADVVVHSATKWIGGHGTSIGGVVVDAGKFDWNSEKFPGFTEPDTSYHGLRYGIDVPQVAFAIKLRVQLLRDFGPCLSPDNAFAFLQGLETLHLRVPKHNENAIAVAQYLANHPAVEWVSFNGFESHPSHQLANKYLKNGYGSIVNFGIKGGRKAGRKLIDHVQIWSHVANVGDAKSLIIHPASTTHQQLSSEELKQSGVTEELIRLSVGLESVKDLVADLGKAIEHATVVTV